Proteins encoded by one window of Planktothrix tepida PCC 9214:
- a CDS encoding DNA cytosine methyltransferase, which produces MKNFIDLFSGAGGMSCGLEMVGMNCLLGIDFDKSSLDTFQANHPTSQTILGDLREITVELIQEKIGDQTVDLICGGPPCQGFSTIGTNDKQDHRNFLFFEFLRMVKAFKPNFIILENVTGLLAKRNESTLALMISSFNQLGYTVDVKVLSAHHYGVPQARRRTILLGNRFGVNNIYPEKKFKDSEKDPDSLPLPRTVEWAFNTLLEFEDQTFNHDLKTAQIKNELEQKRIHYIPEGKGIRYERDQLAYLPPSLWYDIDWKNIREERFRETKLKRLDRYSHSGTINTSKTTYYHPTEDRYLTPREAAAIQSFPPNYIFYGTLSQQWRQIGNAVPPLLAASIGTGILKLDNLKNNLEKSYSLPDFKTVRSDAFNYRFKETKTEQQH; this is translated from the coding sequence ATGAAGAATTTTATCGATTTATTTTCTGGCGCAGGGGGAATGTCCTGTGGATTAGAAATGGTAGGAATGAACTGTTTATTAGGAATTGATTTTGATAAATCTTCTTTAGATACCTTTCAAGCTAATCATCCTACTTCTCAAACAATTTTAGGAGATTTGCGGGAAATTACAGTTGAATTAATTCAAGAAAAAATAGGTGATCAAACAGTAGATTTAATTTGCGGTGGGCCGCCTTGTCAGGGATTTTCAACTATTGGGACTAATGATAAACAAGATCATCGCAATTTTCTATTTTTTGAATTTTTGCGGATGGTCAAAGCGTTTAAACCTAATTTTATTATTTTAGAAAACGTTACAGGTTTATTAGCAAAACGCAATGAAAGTACATTAGCATTGATGATTAGCAGTTTTAACCAATTGGGTTATACTGTAGATGTTAAGGTATTATCAGCCCATCATTATGGTGTTCCTCAAGCCAGACGACGAACAATTTTATTAGGAAATCGTTTCGGAGTTAATAACATTTATCCTGAAAAAAAATTTAAAGATTCCGAAAAAGATCCTGATTCTTTACCCTTACCTCGAACTGTTGAATGGGCTTTTAATACCTTATTAGAGTTTGAAGATCAAACCTTTAACCATGATTTGAAAACGGCTCAAATTAAAAATGAATTAGAGCAAAAAAGAATTCATTATATCCCAGAAGGTAAAGGAATTCGTTATGAACGAGATCAGTTAGCCTATCTTCCTCCTTCATTATGGTATGATATAGATTGGAAAAATATTCGAGAAGAACGGTTTAGAGAAACAAAATTAAAGCGTTTAGATCGTTACTCCCATTCGGGTACAATTAATACGAGTAAAACGACTTATTATCATCCCACAGAAGATCGTTATCTGACTCCTAGAGAAGCAGCAGCTATCCAATCTTTCCCACCTAATTATATTTTTTATGGGACATTATCTCAACAATGGCGACAAATTGGGAATGCAGTCCCTCCGTTATTAGCTGCATCCATTGGAACGGGAATTTTAAAGTTAGATAACTTGAAAAATAATTTAGAAAAATCTTATTCTTTACCGGATTTTAAAACGGTTCGTTCTGATGCGTTTAATTATAGATTTAAGGAAACAAAAACCGAACAACAGCACTAA
- a CDS encoding pentapeptide repeat-containing protein yields the protein MKILSTAMFGTATVLLLGFGVTTPAYSQNPNDLKQLLETRFCQGCDLRGANLSGAHLIGVDLRDANLAGANLANANLEGADLKGANLKEANLKGAFLNQVEFNDANLSGANLTHANLVQAQLNGANLLNADLTGSEFAIPTLQSAELPRGFADDLGTPEMSAGNNSRLTFPVGGPELDEPFEYSQEYLDQTVNPTLNPSQPIDSDPFLRQTTTFNDGMRGDVNPSGAGVLKLDF from the coding sequence AATCCTATCCACAGCAATGTTTGGAACCGCCACAGTGCTTCTACTCGGTTTTGGAGTCACGACTCCAGCCTATTCTCAGAACCCTAATGATCTTAAACAATTATTAGAAACCCGGTTTTGTCAAGGGTGTGATTTGAGAGGAGCTAATTTAAGCGGTGCTCATTTGATTGGTGTAGATTTACGAGATGCTAATCTCGCAGGTGCAAATTTAGCCAATGCGAATTTAGAAGGTGCAGATTTAAAAGGTGCAAATCTCAAGGAAGCGAATTTAAAAGGTGCATTCTTAAATCAAGTTGAATTTAATGATGCTAACCTTAGTGGGGCTAATTTAACCCATGCAAATTTAGTTCAAGCTCAATTAAATGGTGCAAATCTATTAAATGCTGATTTAACCGGATCTGAATTTGCAATTCCTACCCTACAAAGTGCTGAACTTCCTAGAGGTTTCGCCGATGATTTAGGAACACCTGAAATGAGTGCAGGGAATAATTCTCGGTTAACTTTCCCTGTAGGGGGGCCAGAATTAGATGAACCATTTGAATATAGCCAAGAATATCTGGATCAAACGGTTAATCCCACTTTAAACCCATCACAACCAATTGATTCTGATCCTTTTTTACGCCAAACAACTACCTTTAATGATGGTATGAGAGGAGATGTGAATCCATCAGGAGCAGGTGTGTTAAAACTTGATTTTTAG
- a CDS encoding Uma2 family endonuclease, which yields MSQTIEQVRWTIYDVEGLPENDWIRYEILDGELFMTRSPHRRHQQACVKISTLLDTWSESNNLGVTIFAPGLIFSEFDSVIPDVVWVSHERLEQIEDEAGHLTGAPELVVEVLSPGKQNERRDKQAKLKLYSITGVQEYWIVNYFTKQVEIYRREQAQLVQVATLLETDAITSPLLPEFSAVVRFLFP from the coding sequence ATGAGCCAAACTATTGAACAAGTACGTTGGACAATTTACGATGTTGAGGGACTACCGGAAAATGACTGGATACGTTATGAAATTCTCGATGGAGAACTGTTTATGACTCGCTCTCCCCATCGTCGCCATCAACAGGCTTGCGTTAAGATTTCTACATTACTTGATACTTGGTCGGAGTCGAATAATTTAGGTGTAACAATTTTTGCTCCGGGTTTAATTTTTTCCGAATTTGATAGCGTTATTCCTGATGTCGTTTGGGTTAGTCATGAACGACTTGAACAAATTGAAGATGAAGCCGGACATTTAACAGGTGCACCTGAATTAGTCGTTGAGGTTTTATCCCCCGGAAAACAAAATGAACGCCGAGATAAACAAGCTAAATTAAAACTTTATTCTATTACAGGAGTTCAAGAATATTGGATTGTTAATTATTTCACTAAACAAGTGGAAATTTATCGTCGAGAACAAGCACAATTAGTTCAAGTTGCAACTTTATTAGAAACAGACGCAATTACATCACCGTTATTACCCGAATTTAGTGCTGTTGTTCGGTTTTTGTTTCCTTAA